The Osmerus eperlanus chromosome 12, fOsmEpe2.1, whole genome shotgun sequence genome has a segment encoding these proteins:
- the fgf21 gene encoding fibroblast growth factor 21 — protein MSLRAQFSLFSIALLLPLSSSLYIPDSNPLLSLGDQVRERHLYTENHRRGLFLEMTLDGRVMGNPAQTAHSVLELRAVRQGQVVIRGVSSSLYLCIDGEGRLRGQKEHTDEDCTFTEQWLGDGYNRFRSSHHGHFVSLSSKRPLEQYPPFSRFLPLENTLVPGSEQLSVSALNQEQFNLDSHDPFTMSREHILSPNFSKDRR, from the exons ATGTCCTTGAGGGCCCAGTTCTCGTTGTTCTCCAtcgctctcctgctccctctctcctcatccttatACATCCCAGACTCCAACCCACTCCTGTCCTTGGGTGATCAGGTCAGGGAGAGGCATCTCTACACAG AAAATCATAGGAGGGGCTTGTTTCTGGAGATGACTCTGGATGGAAGAGTCATGGGGAACCCTGCACAGACCGCTCACA gtgtgctggagctgaGAGCGGTCCGCCAAGGACAGGTTGTGATTAGGGGTGTTTCATCATCACTATACCTGTGTATAGATGGTGAAGGACGTTtgagaggacag AAGGAACACACAGATGAAGACTGTACCTTCACAGAGCAGTGGCTGGGGGATGGATACAATCGCTTCCGGTCCTCTCATCATGGACATTTTGTGTCACTGTCGTCAAAACGCCCCCTCGAGCAATATCCTCCATTCTCGCGGTTTCTTCCGCTGGAGAATACCTTAGTACCAGGAAGTGAGCAGCTGAGTGTTTCTGCGCTGAATCAGGAGCAGTTTAACTTGGATTCACATGACCCTTTTACGATGAGTCGCGAACACATTTTGAGTCCGAATTTCTCAAAAGACAGAAGATGA
- the LOC134031274 gene encoding potassium voltage-gated channel subfamily A member 7 has product MENNDKGGDEGGGKDVEEEKEKQLKNQLNSEEKGEKEIQVSEKERKKERRRSGSLWRSGWALSERLAINVSGMRYETQARTLARFPDSLLGDPRRRLRYFDHLRNELFLDRNRACFDAILYFYQSGGRLRRPANVPLDVFLDELRFYELGEEIITRFKEDEGFPKVEETPLPTNKVQRELWMLFEHPESSSGARIIAIISVMVIVVSILIFCLETLPDFRQEKELREEYFYRYHSFSKNESEHMPLPSSVFHDPFFLVETICICWFSFELLMRFACSPSKTYFFKDVMNLIDFAAILPFFVTLGTELAKDKDAQPGMSLAIIRVIRLVRVFRIFKLSRHSKGLQILGQTLKASMRELGLLIFFLFIGVILFSSAIYFAEADHKDTSFVSIPHAFWWAVVTMTTVGYGDMYPETVWGKLVGSMCAIAGVLTISLPVPVIVSNFSYFYHRETECEDRSEYNHVKTSLWDNEEGEGEEEEEEGELEGDYYAIEGICNPLNGTFLCAGQSRESKGGVMCLREPLVTQV; this is encoded by the exons ATGGAGAACAATGACAAAgggggagatgaaggaggaggaaaagatgtagaggaagagaaagagaagcagcTTAAAAACCAGCTCAACagtgaggagaagggggagaaagagatccaagtgagcgagaaggagaggaagaaggagaggcggCGGTCCGGGTCGCTGTGGAGGAGTGGGTGGGCGTTGAGTGAACGTTTGGCCATCAACGTTTCTGGGATGCGCTACGAGACCCAGGCCCGAACCCTGGCCCGGTTCCCCGACTCCTTGTTAGGCGACCCGCGCAGACGGCTGCGCTACTTCGACCATCTACGCAACGAACTGTTCCTGGACCGCAACCGGGCCTGCTTCGACGCCATTTTGTACTTCTACCAGTCGGGGGGGAGGCTGCGTAGACCAGCCAACGTGCCCCTGGACGTGTTTCTGGACGAGCTGCGCTTCTACGAACTTGGAGAGGAGATCATAACCCGCTTCAAGGAGGATGAGGGTTTTCCTAAAGTGGAGGAGACGCCCCTACCAACCAACAAGGTCCAGAGGGAACTATGGATGCTGTTTGAGCACCCAGAATCCTCCTCAGGTGCACGGATCATAGCGATCATCAGCGTCATGGTCATCGTGGTGTCCATCCTCATCTTTTGCCTGGAGACACTTCCTGACTTCAGGCAGGAGAAGGAGTTGCGTGAG gagTACTTCTACCGGTATCACTCGTTCAGCAAAAATGAGTCTGAACACATGCCCCTTCCGTCCAGCGTCTTCCACGATCCTTTCTTCCTGGTGGAGACCATATGCATCTGCTGGTTCTCCTTCGAGCTCCTCATGAGGTTCGCCTGCTCCCCCAGCAAGACCTACTTCTTCAAGGACGTCATGAACCTCATCGACTTCGCCGCCATCCTGCCCTTCTTCGTCACGCTGGGCACGGAGCTGGCCAAGGACAAGGACGCCCAGCCGGGCATGTCGCTGGCCATCATCAGGGTCATCCGTCTGGTCAGGGTGTTCAGGATCTTCAAGCTGTCGCGTCACTCCAAGGGGCTCCAGATCCTCGGTCAGACCCTCAAGGCCAGCATGAGAGAGCTGGGCCTGctcatcttcttcctcttcatcgGAGTCATCCTGTTCTCCAGCGCCATCTACTTTGCTGAGGCCGACCACAAGGACACGTCCTTCGTCAGCATACCGCACGCCTTCTGGTGGGCCgtggtcaccatgacaaccgTGGGCTACGGCGACATGTACCCGGAGACGGTGTGGGGCAAGTTGGTGGGCTCCATGTGTGCCATCGCCGGCGTGCTCACCATCTCCCTGCCTGTGCCCGTCATCGTGTCCAACTTCAGCTACTTCTACCACCGCGAGACCGAGTGTGAGGACCGCTCAGAGTACAACCATGTCAAGACCTCCCTGTGGGACaacgaggaaggggagggggaggaggaggaggaggagggggagttagAGGGGGATTACTATGCCATCGAGGGCATCTGTAACCCTCTGAACGGGACTTTTCTGTGTGCGGGACAAAGTAGAGAGTCCAAGGGGGGAGTCATGTGCCTCAGAGAGCCCCTGGTGACTCAGgtgtga